A part of Paenibacillus sp. 481 genomic DNA contains:
- the groES gene encoding co-chaperone GroES, translated as MIKPLGERVLIEASAKEETTAFGIVLPDTAKEKPQEGKVIAVGNGVWKDGQRVPLDVKEGDRVIFSKYAGTEIKFEGKEYLIMKESDIHAILG; from the coding sequence ATGATCAAACCTTTAGGTGAACGCGTATTGATCGAAGCAAGCGCGAAAGAAGAAACTACAGCTTTCGGTATCGTATTGCCGGATACGGCAAAGGAAAAACCGCAAGAGGGCAAAGTTATTGCGGTAGGGAATGGCGTATGGAAAGACGGACAACGTGTGCCATTGGATGTTAAAGAAGGCGACCGCGTTATTTTCTCCAAATACGCTGGCACTGAGATCAAATTCGAAGGCAAAGAGTATTTGATTATGAAAGAAAGCGACATTCACGCGATTCTTGGTTAA
- the groL gene encoding chaperonin GroEL (60 kDa chaperone family; promotes refolding of misfolded polypeptides especially under stressful conditions; forms two stacked rings of heptamers to form a barrel-shaped 14mer; ends can be capped by GroES; misfolded proteins enter the barrel where they are refolded when GroES binds): MAKEIKFSEEARRSMLRGVDALANAVKVTLGPKGRNVVLEKKFGSPLITNDGVTIAKEIELEDAFENMGAQLVKEVATKTNDVAGDGTTTATVLAQAMIREGLKNVTAGANPMVVRKGIEKAVRAAVEELQKIAKPIEGKQSIAQVAAISAADEEVGSLIAEAMEKVGKDGVITVEESKGFNTELEVVEGMQFDRGYISPYMITDTDKMEAVLDNAYILITDKKISNIQEILPVLEKVVQQGKQLVIIAEDVEGEALATLVVNKLRGTFTCVAVKAPGFGDRRKAMLQDIAALTGGQVITEELGLELKSTNVTQLGSARQIRVTKENTIIVDGNGDKNDIDARVNQIRTQLEETTSEFDKEKLQERLAKLAGGVAVIKVGAATETELKERKLRIEDALNATRAAVEEGIVAGGGTALLNVYNAVAAVQAAGDEQTGVNIILKALEAPVRTIADNAGQEGSVIVERLKNEKVGVGYNAASGEWVDMIQQGIVDPAKVTRYALQNAASVAAMFLTTEAVIADKPEKDKPGMPDMGGMGGMGGMGGMM; the protein is encoded by the coding sequence ATGGCTAAAGAAATTAAGTTCTCTGAAGAAGCACGTCGCTCTATGTTGCGTGGTGTTGATGCTTTGGCAAATGCCGTGAAAGTAACACTCGGTCCTAAAGGCCGTAACGTCGTGTTGGAGAAGAAATTCGGTTCTCCACTAATCACGAACGATGGTGTAACGATCGCTAAAGAAATCGAGTTGGAAGATGCATTCGAGAACATGGGTGCTCAACTCGTTAAAGAAGTTGCTACGAAGACTAACGATGTAGCGGGTGACGGTACAACAACAGCTACGGTATTGGCTCAAGCGATGATTCGTGAAGGCTTGAAAAACGTAACTGCTGGTGCGAACCCTATGGTCGTTCGCAAAGGTATCGAAAAAGCGGTTAGAGCGGCTGTTGAAGAATTGCAAAAGATTGCGAAGCCAATCGAAGGCAAGCAAAGCATCGCTCAAGTTGCTGCTATCTCCGCAGCTGACGAAGAAGTTGGCAGCTTGATCGCTGAAGCGATGGAGAAAGTCGGCAAAGACGGCGTTATCACAGTTGAAGAGTCCAAAGGCTTCAACACTGAGCTTGAAGTTGTTGAAGGTATGCAATTCGACCGTGGCTACATCTCGCCATACATGATTACGGACACAGACAAGATGGAAGCTGTGCTTGACAACGCTTATATCTTGATTACGGATAAGAAGATTTCGAACATCCAAGAGATCTTGCCAGTGTTGGAGAAAGTCGTACAACAAGGCAAACAATTGGTTATCATCGCTGAGGACGTTGAAGGCGAAGCGCTTGCTACACTCGTAGTGAACAAACTTCGTGGTACGTTCACTTGCGTGGCTGTTAAAGCTCCTGGCTTTGGCGACCGTCGTAAAGCAATGTTGCAAGATATCGCAGCATTGACTGGTGGCCAAGTGATTACAGAAGAACTCGGCCTTGAGTTGAAATCGACAAACGTTACTCAATTGGGTAGCGCTCGTCAAATTCGCGTAACGAAAGAGAACACGATCATCGTTGATGGCAACGGAGACAAAAATGACATCGACGCTCGTGTTAACCAAATTCGTACGCAATTGGAAGAAACAACTTCCGAGTTCGACAAAGAGAAATTGCAAGAGCGCTTGGCTAAATTGGCAGGCGGCGTAGCGGTTATCAAAGTTGGTGCAGCTACAGAAACAGAATTGAAAGAGCGCAAACTTCGCATCGAAGACGCTTTGAACGCAACACGTGCTGCGGTTGAAGAAGGTATCGTTGCAGGTGGTGGTACGGCGCTGTTGAACGTATACAATGCAGTTGCGGCTGTTCAAGCTGCTGGCGACGAGCAAACAGGCGTTAACATCATCTTGAAAGCTTTGGAAGCGCCTGTTCGCACAATTGCTGACAATGCTGGTCAAGAGGGCTCCGTTATCGTTGAGCGCTTGAAAAACGAGAAAGTTGGCGTAGGTTACAACGCTGCTTCCGGCGAGTGGGTAGACATGATCCAACAAGGTATCGTTGACCCAGCTAAAGTAACGCGTTATGCATTGCAAAATGCAGCTTCTGTTGCAGCTATGTTCTTGACAACTGAAGCAGTAATCGCTGACAAGCCAGAAAAAGATAAGCCAGGCATGCCTGATATGGGCGGCATGGGTGGTATGGGTGGAATGGGCGGCATGATGTAA